The following coding sequences are from one Numenius arquata chromosome 29, bNumArq3.hap1.1, whole genome shotgun sequence window:
- the LOC141476335 gene encoding inhibin beta E chain-like — MAARGAGPWLLLAAAAALLCAAADPRCPSCAAGAERRLLEEAAKRQLLEKLRLRERPRLAHAVPRAAVTRALRRLQTGGARRGPDDDDDDDEERGYEMISFAEPEPTSPSGLGLQFRFSRTQDQDVHILQAQLWLYLRVPREPVAGLTLRIFLAGGEGDLVGGNRTLLSERRLSAKGSGWRAFTLMPALQSFFGGERRTLRLELESRGSGGDITAIVNASRSQQPFLVAKARVREPGHHVAKRSLRCSQNSNLCCRKDYYVDFRDIGWNDWIIKPEGYQINYCVGQCPLHVAGSPGMASSFHTAVFNLVKANNIQASGHSCCVPTRRRPLSVLYFDRNSNIVKTDIPDMIVDACGCS; from the exons ATGGCGGCGCGAGGCGCGGGCCCGTGgctgctgctggcggcggcggcggcgctgctgtGCGCGGCGGCGGATCCGCGCTGCCCGTCGTGTGcggcgggagcggagcggcggctgctggaggaggcggcCAAgcggcagctgctggagaagctgcGGCTCCGCGAACGGCCGAGGCTCGCCCACGCCGTGCCCCGCGCCGCCGTGACCCGCGCCCTGCGGCGGCTGCAGACGGGCGGCGCCCGCCGGGGccccgacgacgacgacgacgacgacgaggAGCGGGGCTACGAGATGATCAGCTTCGCGGAGCCAG AGCCCACGTCCCCCTCTGGCTTGGGGCTGCAGTTCCGGTTCAGCCGTACGCAAGACCAGGACGTTCACATCCTGCAGGCTCAGCTTTGGCTCTACCTTCGAGTTCCCCGAGAGCCGGTAGCCGGCCTCACCCTGCGAATCTTCCTTGCTGGTGGGGAAGGTGATTTGGTGGGGGGCAATCGCACGTTGCTGAGTGAGAGGCGACTGAGCGCTAAGGGCAGCGGCTGGCGTGCCTTCACCCTCATGCCAGCCCTGCAGAGTTTCTTTGGGGGAGAGCGCAGGACCCTGCGGCTGGAACTGGAAAGCCGCGGGAGTGGGGGGGATATAACGGCAATAGTCAACGCCAGCCGGTCCCAACAGCCCTTTTTGGTGGCCAAGGCAAGGGTGCGGGAGCCAGGACACCACGTGGCCAAGCGCAGCCTCCGCTGCAGCCAGAACTCCAACCTCTGCTGCCGCAAGGACTACTACGTGGATTTCCGCGACATTGGTTGGAACGACTGGATCATTAAGCCTGAGGGCTACCAGATAAACTACTGCGTGGGCCAGTGCCCTCTACATGTGGCAGGCAGCCCTGGGATGGCCTCTTCTTTCCACACCGCTGTATTCAACCTTGTCAAAGCTAACAACATCCAGGCGTCGGGGCACTCTTGCTGTGTGCCCACGCGACGTCGGCCGCTCTCTGTCCTCTACTTCGATCGCAATAGCAATATCGTCAAGACTGACATCCCTGACATGATTGTTGATGCCTGTGGCTGTAGCTAG